In Salinigranum marinum, one DNA window encodes the following:
- a CDS encoding dihydroorotase, with amino-acid sequence MPHDRVVTGGTVVSEGLRQEVTIAIDDGRISALYDPSRAVAAADAVDATGKHVLPGGVDPHVHMMDPGKTDREDFETGTAAAATGGITTIGEHHRTDPMVLDADVFADKREYLSAKAHVDFGLLAGGHPDNVEDLRDLERAGAIAFKSFTCEVHGVPALKSDAMSEVFTEIERLGGISMIHPEDELILQANEDRIRAEGRTDGEIIPEWRSREAEQVAVSTTLQIAKQTGVSLWLAHLSHPAVVDQVTHARNSGVDVYAECCPQYLYLTEEDVVDDAPYTMFTPPARGADERAGLWDRLAAGDIHMINADHAPSTREQKAAGKNDVFEAPFGIPGVETVLPLLLNGVHEGKVSLERVVEVFSTNPAKITGLYPQKGTLRVGSDADLVIVDMDRSMQLTDDGVVAKCGWTPFDGMEVVGVPESTFVRGSPVVDDGVVGEPGYGEFVARGQRTTLDTG; translated from the coding sequence ATGCCTCACGACCGAGTGGTAACTGGAGGAACGGTTGTCTCCGAGGGTCTCCGTCAGGAGGTCACAATCGCGATCGACGACGGTCGGATCTCGGCGCTCTACGATCCGAGCCGAGCTGTTGCGGCAGCAGACGCCGTCGATGCGACGGGCAAACACGTGCTTCCCGGTGGCGTCGACCCGCACGTGCACATGATGGATCCGGGGAAGACAGATCGCGAAGACTTCGAAACGGGGACTGCGGCGGCTGCGACCGGTGGAATCACGACCATCGGAGAGCACCACAGAACGGACCCAATGGTGCTCGACGCGGACGTGTTCGCCGACAAACGGGAGTACCTCTCCGCGAAAGCGCACGTCGACTTCGGCCTCCTAGCCGGCGGCCACCCGGACAACGTCGAGGACCTCCGTGATCTGGAGCGAGCGGGAGCGATCGCTTTCAAGAGCTTCACCTGTGAGGTACACGGCGTTCCGGCGCTCAAAAGCGACGCGATGTCGGAGGTCTTCACCGAGATCGAACGGCTCGGTGGCATCAGCATGATCCATCCGGAAGACGAGCTGATCTTACAGGCCAACGAAGACCGGATTCGAGCCGAGGGTCGAACCGATGGGGAGATCATCCCCGAATGGCGGTCCAGAGAGGCAGAACAGGTAGCCGTCTCCACGACGCTCCAGATCGCAAAACAGACCGGTGTGTCCCTCTGGTTGGCTCATCTCAGCCATCCAGCGGTCGTGGATCAAGTGACCCACGCACGGAACAGCGGTGTCGACGTCTACGCCGAGTGCTGCCCGCAGTATCTATACCTCACGGAGGAAGACGTCGTCGACGACGCACCGTACACTATGTTTACACCGCCGGCTCGGGGTGCAGACGAACGCGCCGGACTGTGGGACCGACTGGCTGCCGGCGACATTCACATGATCAACGCGGACCATGCGCCGTCGACCCGAGAACAGAAAGCCGCTGGTAAAAACGACGTGTTCGAAGCTCCGTTTGGAATCCCGGGCGTCGAGACCGTCTTGCCGCTGCTGTTGAACGGGGTTCACGAAGGCAAGGTCTCACTCGAACGGGTGGTCGAAGTGTTCTCGACGAACCCGGCCAAGATCACGGGACTGTATCCACAGAAAGGGACGCTACGGGTCGGGAGTGATGCTGACCTGGTGATCGTCGACATGGACCGGTCGATGCAGCTGACCGACGACGGCGTTGTCGCAAAGTGTGGCTGGACGCCGTTCGACGGCATGGAAGTCGTCGGCGTCCCGGAGTCGACGTTCGTTCGAGGGAGTCCAGTGGTCGACGACGGGGTCGTCGGTGAGCCGGGTTACGGTGAGTTCGTGGCACGAGGCCAGCGCACGACGCTCGATACCGGGTAG
- a CDS encoding nucleoside deaminase, with amino-acid sequence MSSQDIDEYDHHSHMERAFALAREAAARGDDPFGSVLVRDDEIIMESSNRVVTEDDLRRHPELHLAYRAMRELSPEERSETVMYTSTEPCPMCASGMRRAELARVVYSTSATDLEELRGSSSPVRATRILEDVTDVVGDVRNGDGRHMLDECLPER; translated from the coding sequence ATGTCCTCCCAAGACATCGACGAGTACGATCATCACTCGCACATGGAACGAGCGTTCGCCCTCGCGCGTGAGGCCGCAGCCCGGGGAGACGATCCGTTTGGTTCCGTGCTCGTCCGCGACGATGAGATCATCATGGAGTCGTCCAACCGTGTCGTGACGGAGGACGACCTCCGCCGTCACCCGGAGTTGCACCTCGCGTACCGGGCGATGCGAGAGCTGAGCCCCGAAGAACGGTCCGAGACGGTGATGTATACGAGCACGGAACCGTGTCCGATGTGTGCCAGCGGGATGCGGCGTGCCGAGCTCGCCCGAGTAGTCTACAGCACCTCCGCAACCGATCTGGAGGAGCTGCGAGGTTCTTCCTCGCCGGTACGCGCAACGAGGATCCTCGAGGACGTCACGGACGTCGTCGGGGACGTTCGCAACGGCGACGGTCGGCACATGCTCGACGAGTGTTTGCCGGAGCGATAA
- a CDS encoding ABC transporter ATP-binding protein — protein sequence MSQEVPRNLNSTRHRSPLETDATSSGTDVGDAVLEITDLKKTFQNGSVLAVDNVSLTIESEEFVVLLGPSGCGKTTTLRCIAGLELPDEGTIRLHGRDITDLKPHRRNLAFVFQDTTLFPHMSVKKNIQYGLDMMTALSEEEKTEMVRDVATQLDIEDKLEENPGNLSGGQQQRVSLGRAMVMDPDLFLLDEPFTALDANLRDHMRTKIKELQRTVERTMIFVTHNQEEALTVGDKVVVMNEGQVYQAGSPYEVYYDPQNLFVASFIGSPTTNMFECTVGTDDDDAVVLSHDVLEYSFVGERAERLRPFVGETVTLAVRPEFIELDDSEGLFSADVRLRESHGTHDVIYLERGDTEIAVIVPPAQIEHEDETKYISFSEDVWVFGQSGQRLV from the coding sequence ATGAGCCAAGAAGTGCCAAGAAATCTGAATAGCACCCGTCACCGCTCTCCCCTCGAGACGGACGCCACCTCGTCCGGAACTGACGTCGGTGACGCCGTGCTGGAGATCACTGATCTCAAGAAGACGTTTCAGAACGGATCCGTCCTGGCGGTCGACAACGTCAGCCTGACCATCGAGTCGGAGGAGTTCGTCGTCCTGCTTGGCCCGTCTGGGTGCGGGAAGACGACGACGTTGCGGTGTATCGCCGGCCTCGAACTGCCGGACGAGGGAACGATTCGACTGCACGGGAGAGACATCACCGATCTCAAGCCCCACCGGCGGAATCTCGCGTTCGTGTTCCAAGACACGACGCTGTTTCCACATATGTCGGTGAAGAAGAACATACAGTACGGCCTGGATATGATGACCGCGCTGTCCGAGGAAGAGAAAACGGAGATGGTCCGCGACGTTGCCACGCAGCTCGACATCGAGGACAAGCTCGAAGAGAACCCCGGTAATCTCTCCGGCGGCCAGCAACAGCGGGTCAGCCTCGGCAGAGCGATGGTGATGGACCCGGATCTGTTCTTGCTCGACGAACCGTTCACGGCGCTCGACGCAAATCTCCGCGACCACATGCGGACCAAAATAAAGGAGCTCCAACGGACGGTCGAGCGGACGATGATCTTCGTGACGCACAATCAGGAGGAAGCTCTGACCGTCGGTGACAAGGTCGTCGTGATGAACGAGGGGCAGGTCTACCAGGCCGGGTCACCGTACGAGGTGTACTACGACCCACAGAACCTGTTCGTCGCGTCGTTCATCGGGTCACCGACGACGAACATGTTCGAGTGCACTGTCGGTACGGACGACGACGACGCGGTCGTCCTCTCGCACGACGTTCTCGAGTACTCGTTCGTCGGCGAACGGGCAGAACGTCTCCGACCGTTCGTCGGCGAGACTGTCACGCTGGCCGTCCGTCCCGAATTCATCGAACTCGACGACTCAGAGGGACTCTTCTCGGCTGACGTCCGACTTCGCGAGTCCCACGGTACTCACGATGTGATCTACCTGGAGCGCGGAGACACGGAGATCGCGGTCATCGTACCACCCGCGCAGATCGAACACGAAGACGAGACGAAGTACATCTCCTTCTCCGAAGACGTCTGGGTGTTCGGGCAGAGCGGCCAGCGTCTCGTGTAG
- a CDS encoding VOC family protein, with translation MEFIHTAIRVSDVEASKRFYIDGLGLEAKREFTGDDGVRNFYVGGHEGAQIQFKSDPDGEAEIRPEGVDHLAISVENVDRTVSQLASEMGYTVVQDPTDMDEIRFAYVEDPDGYRVELIQSQE, from the coding sequence GTGGAGTTTATTCATACAGCAATCCGCGTCTCGGACGTCGAGGCGAGCAAACGGTTCTACATCGACGGGCTCGGCCTCGAAGCCAAACGTGAGTTCACCGGGGACGACGGGGTACGGAACTTCTACGTCGGTGGCCACGAGGGCGCACAGATACAGTTCAAAAGCGACCCCGACGGTGAAGCAGAGATTCGCCCGGAGGGTGTCGATCACCTCGCGATCTCGGTGGAGAACGTCGACCGGACGGTCTCCCAGTTAGCGTCGGAGATGGGATACACGGTCGTACAGGACCCGACAGACATGGACGAGATCAGGTTCGCGTACGTCGAAGATCCGGATGGATACCGCGTCGAACTCATTCAGTCACAGGAGTAG
- a CDS encoding ABC transporter permease, translated as MPSNITYSYLILGGAVLWFVAFLVIPLLMLVVSSFMSFENYSIVYELTISQYQNVMNMTFFNAMVLTFLYGVAVVAISLLIGYPLAYYLRFHLSFTQSLFVFLLLLIPFFTMEVVRMYSVFSVLGKLGVVNKLLLEIGLIDAPLALMFTRISVAWGYLLNYSIFMTGPIFISLTQVEDEHIDTAKIFCGTPVSIFRSVIWPMSLPGVTIGTFLVFLLTIGNFLVPRLLSSGKGQITSYLFTLVNQGVNYPAASAVSVFLMIPVLVLIVVLNHLVDITEPFNSGRS; from the coding sequence GTGCCGAGCAACATCACGTACAGTTACCTCATCCTGGGAGGAGCAGTTCTCTGGTTCGTCGCGTTTCTGGTGATCCCTCTCTTGATGCTGGTGGTCAGCTCGTTCATGTCCTTCGAGAACTACAGCATCGTATACGAACTCACCATCAGCCAGTATCAAAACGTCATGAACATGACCTTTTTCAACGCGATGGTTCTGACGTTCCTCTACGGCGTCGCCGTGGTCGCGATCTCCCTTCTGATCGGCTATCCGCTGGCTTACTACCTCAGGTTTCACCTCAGCTTCACACAGAGCCTGTTCGTCTTCCTCCTGCTGTTGATCCCGTTTTTCACGATGGAGGTCGTCCGGATGTACTCGGTGTTCTCCGTGCTCGGAAAGCTCGGCGTGGTGAACAAGCTACTCTTAGAGATCGGCCTCATCGACGCCCCGCTGGCACTGATGTTCACCCGGATCTCCGTTGCGTGGGGATATCTACTCAACTACTCGATATTCATGACTGGCCCGATATTCATCTCCCTCACGCAAGTCGAAGACGAGCACATCGACACGGCGAAGATATTCTGCGGGACCCCGGTCTCGATCTTTCGGTCCGTGATCTGGCCGATGAGCCTTCCCGGCGTCACGATCGGAACATTCCTGGTGTTCCTGCTGACGATCGGCAACTTCCTCGTCCCGCGTCTACTCAGCAGCGGGAAGGGGCAGATCACGAGCTACCTGTTCACGCTCGTGAACCAGGGAGTGAACTACCCTGCCGCATCGGCAGTCTCCGTCTTCCTCATGATCCCCGTCCTCGTGCTGATCGTGGTGCTGAATCACCTCGTGGACATCACGGAACCGTTCAACAGTGGTCGCTCCTGA
- a CDS encoding ABC transporter permease, whose amino-acid sequence MQIHLLLVGLFVYSQVVALLVFSFNSGGITFPFVDITLDWYNEVLQSGAFSASFVNSVKLAAAVTVVVTVLSTGSALAFRHRFRGKNLIIYLFLLGIVTPGIMYGIGITVFLGEVVGLKQGLWLGLPVHVIWAFPFSFILFLAGMPPNLTDHEEAARVFGANDFEVAYTIILPEIKFQVFGAAVFAFTLSYNELDRSLLLLGTDNTMPLEVYSVASRDPTPGLAALGSLTSTVSIVVLILSFALILYGRSAASSS is encoded by the coding sequence TTGCAGATCCATCTGTTGCTCGTCGGTCTGTTCGTATACAGTCAGGTGGTCGCGTTACTCGTCTTTTCGTTCAATTCTGGAGGGATAACGTTCCCATTCGTTGACATCACCCTCGACTGGTACAACGAGGTGCTGCAGTCCGGTGCGTTCTCCGCGTCGTTCGTCAACTCGGTCAAACTGGCGGCTGCTGTCACAGTCGTCGTGACGGTTCTTTCGACCGGGAGCGCGCTGGCGTTCCGTCATCGGTTCAGAGGAAAGAACCTCATCATCTACCTGTTCTTGCTCGGGATTGTCACCCCAGGGATAATGTACGGCATCGGTATCACGGTATTCTTGGGCGAGGTGGTCGGCCTCAAGCAGGGACTCTGGCTGGGGCTTCCAGTTCACGTTATCTGGGCCTTCCCGTTCTCGTTCATCCTCTTTCTCGCCGGAATGCCGCCAAATCTGACGGATCACGAGGAGGCTGCCCGGGTCTTCGGCGCGAACGACTTCGAGGTGGCTTACACGATCATCCTCCCCGAAATCAAGTTCCAGGTGTTCGGTGCGGCCGTGTTCGCGTTTACGCTGTCCTACAACGAACTGGACCGGAGTCTCCTGTTGCTGGGGACGGACAACACGATGCCGCTCGAGGTGTACTCGGTCGCTTCGCGCGATCCGACTCCAGGACTCGCCGCGCTCGGATCCCTCACGTCGACCGTCTCGATCGTCGTGTTGATCCTGAGTTTCGCCCTGATACTGTATGGCCGCTCGGCAGCGTCCAGTAGCTGA
- a CDS encoding aspartate aminotransferase family protein, whose amino-acid sequence MGTENVFYKWGSGVGADLPNIKSAHDEFLVAQNGDEIIDAASAAVVINLGHSVPGVGELMKKQVEDGVALVMTSNFTSDPLEELAEKLAEMTPGDLNTSFFVSSGSQTVDSAMKLVRRYHQENGDEQKTTFISRWQSYHGATIGALSLTGNTHRRSQYKPLLKNYPHIPPAYPYRWEYEGSPEEQAIQAAQELETAIQQEGPETVAAFVAEPVSGSSVPAAHPHPAYFKEIRRICDEYNVVFIADEIMTGFGRTGEMFGMENFGVVPDIMVIGKGLSSGYSPISGVVVNDEIAAQFDSRKGSSFAHGFTYAGNPLSAAVASHVLDYYTDEVIEQGQARGDQLRERLGALEDHPIVGDIRQKGLMLGVEFVADTATKEPFDPELKVYKRVYNEALDRGVYTFPGRGSADGTRGDHIMMAPPLITGEDSIDQIADVVSESVEVVYDQIT is encoded by the coding sequence ATGGGTACGGAGAACGTATTCTACAAATGGGGCTCCGGTGTCGGCGCCGATCTCCCGAACATCAAGAGTGCACACGACGAGTTTCTGGTTGCCCAGAACGGTGACGAGATAATCGACGCGGCTTCGGCGGCCGTCGTGATTAACCTCGGACACTCCGTTCCTGGTGTCGGCGAGCTAATGAAGAAACAGGTCGAGGACGGGGTCGCGCTGGTGATGACCTCGAACTTCACCTCGGATCCGCTCGAGGAACTAGCCGAGAAGCTAGCGGAGATGACGCCGGGCGATCTCAACACGTCCTTCTTCGTCAGTTCCGGGAGTCAGACAGTCGATTCGGCGATGAAGCTCGTTCGGCGCTACCATCAGGAGAACGGGGACGAGCAGAAGACGACGTTCATCTCGCGGTGGCAGTCGTACCACGGCGCCACGATCGGCGCGCTCTCGCTCACTGGCAACACGCATCGGCGGTCACAGTACAAACCGCTGTTGAAGAACTACCCACACATCCCGCCAGCGTACCCCTACCGGTGGGAGTACGAGGGGTCGCCGGAAGAGCAAGCGATACAAGCCGCACAGGAACTGGAGACCGCCATCCAACAGGAGGGTCCCGAGACCGTCGCGGCGTTCGTCGCGGAGCCGGTGTCGGGATCCAGCGTGCCAGCAGCCCATCCTCACCCTGCATACTTCAAAGAGATCAGGCGGATCTGCGACGAGTACAACGTCGTCTTCATCGCGGACGAGATCATGACGGGATTCGGGCGAACGGGCGAGATGTTCGGCATGGAGAACTTCGGCGTGGTTCCGGACATCATGGTGATCGGGAAGGGGCTCTCGAGCGGGTACTCCCCGATCAGCGGTGTGGTGGTGAACGACGAAATCGCAGCCCAGTTCGACAGTCGGAAGGGGAGTTCGTTCGCGCACGGGTTCACGTACGCCGGGAACCCACTCTCCGCCGCAGTCGCCTCCCACGTGCTCGACTACTACACCGACGAGGTCATCGAACAGGGACAAGCGCGGGGTGACCAGCTGCGAGAGAGGCTCGGAGCACTCGAAGACCACCCCATCGTCGGTGATATCCGTCAGAAGGGACTCATGCTGGGGGTCGAGTTTGTCGCCGATACGGCAACCAAAGAGCCGTTCGATCCCGAGTTGAAGGTGTACAAGCGAGTGTACAACGAGGCGCTGGACCGCGGTGTATACACCTTCCCCGGTCGAGGCAGCGCAGACGGGACCAGAGGCGACCACATCATGATGGCACCGCCGCTGATCACTGGTGAGGACTCGATCGACCAGATCGCTGACGTGGTCAGCGAATCCGTCGAGGTAGTCTACGACCAGATTACGTGA
- a CDS encoding dihydroorotase family protein — protein sequence MALADVVVTGAKVLHDGTLDRLNLGITDGEITHISKPGMGPEGRASLELDGELVIPGAVEEHIHLREPGYVEKEGIVTGSAAAAAGGVTTIVEMPNTTPPVSTRARWEEKAALFDRKSHVDFALYGAITEDNVGTGDIQELAEAGATGFKTFMATSFGPLLISDKALLLSAFEEVKETGRPIYIHAEDEEYLDGFRERVERDGTSGMDAFFDSRPPIAETTAIADVLDIVREIGTETVVVHVTTSEGVDRIDRARQAGLPVEAEVTPYHLAFDEERLRAVGTEGIGTPPVRDEENRQALWSQLTDGRVQLLGSDHAPHTAAEKDGEPLEVPPGMPQVETALPFLLDAVNRGHTTIDRVVDLYSTRPAKKHGLYPRKGTISVGSDADFVVVDPDEPWTVDPADFESSGKYSPFDGWTFSASILATYQRGELIAENRHTTNSPGDGQLYQRSD from the coding sequence ATGGCATTAGCAGATGTTGTAGTCACCGGTGCCAAGGTACTCCACGACGGCACGCTGGACCGACTGAACCTCGGAATCACGGACGGTGAAATAACTCACATATCCAAACCCGGGATGGGGCCAGAGGGAAGAGCGTCCCTCGAACTCGACGGCGAACTCGTCATCCCTGGGGCCGTCGAAGAGCACATTCACCTGCGGGAACCTGGATACGTGGAGAAAGAGGGGATCGTTACGGGAAGCGCTGCTGCGGCCGCTGGTGGAGTGACCACGATCGTCGAAATGCCCAACACCACCCCGCCGGTGTCGACGAGGGCCCGGTGGGAGGAGAAAGCCGCGCTGTTCGACCGGAAATCGCACGTGGACTTCGCGCTGTACGGTGCCATTACCGAGGACAACGTCGGAACTGGCGACATACAGGAACTGGCAGAGGCCGGCGCGACTGGATTCAAGACGTTCATGGCAACGAGTTTCGGTCCGCTACTCATCAGCGACAAAGCACTGCTCCTGTCGGCGTTCGAAGAGGTGAAAGAGACGGGACGGCCGATCTACATCCACGCCGAGGACGAGGAGTACCTGGACGGGTTTCGAGAGCGTGTCGAACGGGACGGAACGAGCGGAATGGACGCGTTCTTCGACTCCCGTCCGCCGATCGCCGAGACGACCGCGATCGCGGACGTTCTCGACATCGTTCGGGAGATCGGGACCGAGACGGTGGTTGTGCACGTCACGACCAGCGAGGGGGTCGATCGTATAGACCGCGCACGGCAAGCGGGGCTCCCCGTCGAGGCGGAAGTCACTCCGTACCACTTGGCCTTCGACGAGGAACGACTTCGGGCGGTCGGAACGGAAGGGATCGGTACGCCGCCGGTACGAGACGAGGAAAACAGGCAGGCGCTCTGGTCTCAACTCACAGACGGCCGCGTCCAACTCCTCGGTAGCGATCACGCCCCGCACACCGCGGCTGAAAAAGACGGTGAACCGCTCGAGGTGCCCCCCGGGATGCCGCAGGTCGAAACGGCGCTCCCGTTCCTCCTCGACGCGGTCAATCGCGGACACACGACGATCGATCGAGTGGTCGACCTCTACTCGACGCGCCCGGCGAAAAAACACGGACTCTATCCACGGAAGGGAACGATCAGCGTCGGCTCCGACGCCGACTTCGTGGTCGTGGATCCAGACGAGCCGTGGACGGTCGATCCAGCGGACTTCGAATCGAGCGGGAAGTACAGCCCGTTCGACGGTTGGACTTTCTCGGCGTCGATCCTGGCGACGTACCAGCGAGGGGAACTAATCGCGGAAAACCGGCACACGACCAACTCCCCCGGAGACGGGCAGTTGTACCAGCGGTCGGACTGA
- a CDS encoding asparaginase, translated as MSVVIISTGGTIAATEDDGGDASPDLSGGEIAESVPGLQNLTEIETDDFSTVPSPHFTIEQMYDLVVKIRDLDRNSDVEGIVVTQGTDILEESAYFVSLCYDGSTPVAFTGAMRGPSLASPDGPVNVLDSVRTTLNCAETTANVFVVFNNRIHPARSVTKTHSMAVDTFRSPEFGPLGFVEEDRVVWRRGHVEPDETFDPTPERLTNDVHAVTITADSPPGQIHAAADADGLCFAALGVGHVPQTLLDPLRDLTEIGVPVVATTRCPEGRVARHTYDFPGSEQTIRDELSIPVSDRNLQKTRIKTIVALAAGRFETAFS; from the coding sequence ATGTCAGTCGTAATCATCTCGACCGGCGGTACGATAGCGGCGACAGAAGACGACGGTGGGGATGCCAGCCCGGACCTGAGCGGAGGAGAGATCGCAGAGAGCGTTCCGGGGTTGCAGAACCTCACCGAGATCGAGACCGACGACTTCTCGACGGTACCGAGTCCTCACTTCACCATCGAACAGATGTACGATCTCGTGGTGAAGATCCGAGACCTCGATCGGAACAGCGATGTCGAGGGAATCGTCGTGACGCAGGGGACCGATATCCTCGAAGAGTCCGCGTACTTCGTCAGCCTGTGTTACGACGGTTCGACGCCCGTTGCCTTCACCGGGGCGATGCGCGGACCTTCGCTCGCGAGTCCAGACGGACCGGTGAACGTCCTCGATAGCGTACGGACGACTCTGAACTGTGCGGAGACGACAGCGAACGTGTTCGTCGTGTTCAACAACCGGATCCACCCTGCCAGAAGCGTGACAAAGACACACTCGATGGCGGTCGATACGTTCCGATCGCCCGAGTTCGGCCCGCTCGGGTTCGTCGAAGAGGACCGAGTGGTGTGGCGACGGGGACACGTCGAGCCTGACGAGACGTTCGACCCGACACCGGAGCGGCTCACGAACGACGTCCACGCGGTCACGATCACGGCGGACTCACCGCCGGGTCAAATCCACGCGGCCGCCGACGCGGATGGCCTCTGCTTTGCCGCGCTCGGTGTCGGCCACGTTCCCCAGACGCTCCTCGATCCGCTGCGTGACCTGACCGAGATCGGCGTCCCCGTCGTCGCGACCACGCGCTGTCCGGAAGGACGTGTCGCCCGGCACACGTACGACTTCCCTGGGAGCGAACAGACGATCCGTGACGAACTCTCGATCCCCGTTTCGGACCGCAACCTCCAGAAGACTCGGATCAAGACGATCGTTGCACTCGCGGCCGGCCGCTTCGAGACCGCGTTCTCGTGA
- a CDS encoding TatD family hydrolase yields the protein MSDDAGSAVGVNGQIDPDQLGVTSAHEHTFIDMRNWFLMPETAEERRLAEEPVSLENLWYLRRNPTNNRDNYLLGSTDVAIDELAEFYRAGGETIVDVTPKGIGQDPRRVREISRATGIQFVHGTAYYVRNSHPDRVAAASAADLEEEFVSDVREGIDGTDVRAGIIGEIGLSTDSEGEMYPQEEKVLRAAARAAVRTGAPLTIHPPGWTEAAQRDRTYPTSRWALEVLDIVEETGLDPGRVVMDHMDRSLYEDLDYQKELASRGPYLEYDIWGAEFYRDEYNDGFPSDRWRIEAVSELVDAGYLSQLLFAQDICQKLQLRKYGGFGYAHLLRNVVPMLREHGFSQDQLDTILIDNPKRMLTFDPPEE from the coding sequence ATGAGTGATGATGCAGGCTCCGCCGTCGGAGTCAACGGACAGATAGATCCCGATCAGTTGGGTGTGACGTCCGCCCACGAGCACACGTTCATCGACATGCGGAACTGGTTCCTCATGCCCGAGACGGCCGAGGAACGGCGGCTCGCCGAAGAACCAGTTTCCCTCGAGAACCTGTGGTATCTCCGTCGTAACCCGACCAACAACCGGGACAACTACCTTCTCGGCTCGACGGACGTGGCGATCGACGAACTGGCCGAGTTCTACCGCGCAGGTGGCGAGACCATCGTGGATGTGACCCCGAAGGGGATCGGCCAGGATCCTCGACGGGTCCGCGAGATCAGCCGAGCGACCGGGATCCAGTTCGTCCACGGGACGGCGTACTACGTGCGAAACAGCCATCCCGACAGAGTTGCCGCGGCGAGCGCGGCGGACCTCGAAGAGGAGTTCGTGAGTGACGTTCGGGAGGGGATCGACGGGACCGACGTCCGGGCCGGCATCATCGGCGAGATCGGGCTGAGCACCGACTCCGAAGGGGAGATGTATCCGCAAGAAGAGAAGGTCCTCCGGGCAGCCGCCCGCGCGGCCGTCCGAACCGGCGCCCCACTGACGATTCACCCCCCAGGATGGACGGAAGCCGCACAGCGAGACCGGACCTACCCGACCTCCCGCTGGGCGCTGGAGGTCCTCGATATCGTGGAGGAGACGGGACTCGACCCGGGGCGTGTCGTCATGGATCACATGGACAGGTCGCTGTACGAGGACCTCGACTACCAGAAGGAACTCGCGTCCCGGGGGCCCTACCTCGAGTACGACATCTGGGGGGCGGAGTTCTACCGGGACGAGTACAACGACGGGTTCCCGTCGGACAGATGGCGTATCGAGGCCGTCAGCGAACTCGTCGATGCGGGCTATCTGTCTCAACTGCTCTTTGCACAGGACATCTGTCAGAAGCTCCAGCTGAGGAAGTACGGTGGGTTCGGGTACGCACACCTCCTGCGGAACGTCGTCCCCATGCTGCGGGAACACGGCTTCTCTCAGGACCAACTCGACACGATCCTGATCGACAACCCGAAACGCATGCTCACCTTCGACCCGCCCGAAGAGTAA